One Nostoc sp. CENA543 genomic window, TAGCCAAGGGTGAGGGGACTGAAGAAACAAGAGGCAAGGGGGCAGGGGGCAGGGAGAAATGGGGAAATTTTTCTCCCCCTTGCCCCCTGCACCCTGCACCAATTCCTCTTCTATGCCCAATGCCCAAAACCATCGCCTACATTTACACTGATCCTTTATTAGAAACTACTCCGGTGTCAATTGATTGGGGGCGGGAGGTGGATGTGGTGTATGGGGATTTGGGGGGGCGATCGCAGTTGCAACAATTACTCAAGGACTGCGAAACTACATCTGGGGATTGTTTGCTGGTGCGTCGCTTGGAAGAGTTGGGGGATAATGTTCAGGAAGTGAGCGATCGCCTCAATCATCTCACATCTTGTGGTGTGACTGTTATCGCTATAGAACAAGCTTATAACTCGGAAAATTCTCATTTACGGGCAGATTTACTTAAGTTACTCTATGAAATTCAACGTCAGCAACGCAGCCGACGCATCCGTCAAGGACACGCGCGCAACCGTCTAGAAGCTGCCCCACCTCCTGGTAAACCTCCCTACGGTTATCGTCGAGGTAAGGGAAAATATACTCTAGACCGCAGTACATCACCAGTAGTTAAGGATTTCTTTGACCATTTTTTACTCTACGGTTCTCTTCGGGGCGCGGTGCGTCACCTGGGAAAAAAGTATGGTAAAAAAATTTCTGTGACTACGGGTAAGCGGTGGTTGACTAATCCGGTTTATCGGGGCGATACTGCCTACCAAAATGGGGAAATTATCTCGGATACCCACGTTTCTATCATTTCCAGAGAAGAAGCCGCCCAAATTGACCGAATTTTACGCCGTAATAGCCGTTTATCACCTCGTGCTGCGAGTGCGCCCCGTTCTTTGGCTGGGTTAGTTGTCTGTCAACAGTGTCAATCATCGATGACAATAACCCGTGTCACCCAACGCCATCAAGATAAAGAATATCTCTATTTACGCCCGATTAATTGTCCCCAGCGTCCCAAATGTCGGGCTATTGCTTACCAAGAGATTTTAGAACGTACCATTGAAAAAGTTTGCTGTGATTTAGTTCCAGCCGTAGCGGGGTTGAATTCGCCACAATTGGATGTAATTAAAAGTAGTTTAAAAGAAGCGATCGCTCGTCAGCAATCCATCCTCGAACAGTTACCCAATTTAGTAGAAACTGGTGTCTTAGATGCAGAAACAGGTAAATTAAGGGCTTATAAACTCCGCACCGAAATATCTCAACTCCAAGCCCAGTTAGCTACTCTCCCACCAGTTAATTTATTATCCGTTGCTCAAGCGGTGTCAATTCCGCAATTTTGGTTAGATTTATCAGAAGCAGAACGCCGATTTTACTTCCGTGAATTTATCAAACAAATTGAAATTGTGCGTCAAGACTCTGATTGGGAATTACAAGTTATTTTCATTTTTTAAGATGATTTTCTCTGATTTAACGCATCGCAATTAATAAACAGATAAATAGCAAAACCAGTAATATTAATATAGCCTGATAACGTTGTATCCAATTACTAATAGTCGTCTGCAAACTAATAGGTTTATTCTGTTGTTCTAACAGGGCTTGTCTTTCAGCAATATTTTCATACAAAGTACAGTCTTGAGCATAGGGACGTTGTGGAAAGTTACAGGTATCATCATCATGATAAGTACAACTATCACACAGATATTCATTTTTCTTAGCACGGTGTAAAGTCACCCCAGGATGACCATAGGCTTTGAGTGTAGTACGACAATAGGGACAAGTTATAGCCTGACTATCAACAAGTTGCTGACATTTGGGACAAGATATAGTAGCCACGATTTAAGCTCATATCAATAAACATTCCGATTTTAACTGAGTCGGGCATGGGGCATTGGGCATGGGGCATTGGGCATTGGGAATGGGGCATGGGGAATGGGGAATTGGAGTAAAATATCTTCCTTATCCCCCTTGTCTCTCCTAAACCCCTAAACCCCTAAACCCCTAAACCCCTAAACCCCTAAACCCCTACACCCCTACACCCCCACACCCCTATTCTTCACCCCCTATTTTGGGAACAATTAACTTACTGGGTGCGAGGATATGGAAGTGTCGGAAGAACGCGCGTATTGGTTAGCGTGGGCGCAAATGTCTGGAATTGGGCCAGTATTAATGCAGCGACTACAGCAGCATTTTGGCACATTGGCTACAGCTTGGCACGCTACTAAAGCTCAATTGGCAGAAGTGGAAGGGTTTGGTACTCAAACTTTAACAAAAGTTGTGGAACAGCGATCGCGTCTCCATCCTCAACAACTATTAATTCAGCACCAACAAGAAAATCCTCATTTTTGGACACCCTCTGACGCTGAATATCCCCAATTACTACGAGAAACCCCCAGCCCACCGGCAATTTTGTACTATCGGGGTGTGGTGGAATTATCGGAAAATCTCGGACAAACACCCCTAGTAGGAATTGTAGGAACCAGAAAACCTTCAGATTATGGCATTCGCTGGACTCGTCAAATTAGCACAGCCTTGGCGAAAAACGGTTTTACAGTTGTGTCTGGAATGGCGGAAGGAATTGACACAGAAAGTCACAGTGCAGCTATCAAAGCAGGTGGAAGAACCATAGCTGTGGTTGGAACTGGTGTTGATGTCGTCTATCCTCACACAAACCGCGATTTATACAAACAGATTTTAACTGCTGGCTTAGTTGTCAGTGAATACCCTGCCAAAACTCCACCAGATCGCACTCATTTTCCCCGGCGTAATCGCATTATTGCAGGTTTAAGTCGCGCCATTTTAGTTATAGAAGCACCCTTAAAATCCGGTGCGCTAATTACAGCCACCTACGCCAATGATTTTGGTAGAGATGTCTATGCGCTTCCCGGAAGAGTAGATGATTACCCATCTCAAGGTTGTTTAAAATTAATCAGTCAGGGTGCTTCGTTAATTCTCAAAGAGTTAGATGAATTACTCAAAATGTTGGGCGCAATCCCCAAAATTGACCCTCTAGAAACCACCCCAGCACCAGCACAATTAAATCTGCCAATTCTCACACCAGAACTACAAACTGTTATGAATGCTTTTGCGTTAGATAGTATTTCTTTTGATTCACTTGTGCATAAAACAGGAATGAATACCAGCGCAGTTTCTAGTGCTTTATTGCAGTTAGAATTAATGGGTTTAATTTCACAATTACCAGGAATGAGGTATCAAGTCAATAGTCAATAGTCAATAGTCAGCACTCATTACTCATTAAGTAGAACGGTGTAGATAATTCAAGGTTTGTAATGAGGACTTTAGTCCTCTAATAAGGACTGAAGTCCTTACTACGAACTAGATTCCAATTTTTTTACATGACTTCACATAGTTTGGTTTTTTCAAGTCGTTCTACTTACTCATTACTCATTACTCAATTTCCTCTACTGCTAGGTTTTCTAACTGCTTAAATAAATCTGCTAGTACAACATTAGAAAATAAAAATCCTTGGGGATCAGATAAACGCAGTCTTTCTTTAGATATTTCTACTAAACCTTGTTCAATATGGGGTTTAAGACATTGGTGAATCACTTCTATGGGCTGTTGACCAAATTTTTGGGTGATTGTCTTTAAACTCACTCCTTCAGCTAAACGTAAACCTAACATTAAAGTTTCTAATAATATTTCTTGGGGTGGTGTAACTTCACAATCAATTGCACATCCTGTTTCTACCCATTGATAATATTCTTTAGTAGTCCGAGGACGAGTGAAGCGTTTCCCTTCTATATAACTCGCCGCACCCATCCCAAAGCCATAATAGGGTCGATTTTCCCAATACACCCGATTATGTTGACATTGATGTCCTCTTTGTGCATAGTTGGAGATTTCATAATGTTCATAACCCGCAGATGTTAAGATTTGCTGCGCTAGCTGATACATTTTGACGGTAGTTTCATCTGTGGGTAGGGGTTTATCTCCTGGTTGATAGTAACGACCAAAGGGCGTTCCAGGTTCAATGGTGAGATCATATATTGATATATGAGTCGGTGCGATTCCTACTGCTTTGGTGAGAGAATCTTGCCATTGGTCTAAAGACTGATGCGGCAAGCCGGAAAT contains:
- a CDS encoding recombinase family protein codes for the protein MPKTIAYIYTDPLLETTPVSIDWGREVDVVYGDLGGRSQLQQLLKDCETTSGDCLLVRRLEELGDNVQEVSDRLNHLTSCGVTVIAIEQAYNSENSHLRADLLKLLYEIQRQQRSRRIRQGHARNRLEAAPPPGKPPYGYRRGKGKYTLDRSTSPVVKDFFDHFLLYGSLRGAVRHLGKKYGKKISVTTGKRWLTNPVYRGDTAYQNGEIISDTHVSIISREEAAQIDRILRRNSRLSPRAASAPRSLAGLVVCQQCQSSMTITRVTQRHQDKEYLYLRPINCPQRPKCRAIAYQEILERTIEKVCCDLVPAVAGLNSPQLDVIKSSLKEAIARQQSILEQLPNLVETGVLDAETGKLRAYKLRTEISQLQAQLATLPPVNLLSVAQAVSIPQFWLDLSEAERRFYFREFIKQIEIVRQDSDWELQVIFIF
- a CDS encoding zinc ribbon domain-containing protein; this encodes MATISCPKCQQLVDSQAITCPYCRTTLKAYGHPGVTLHRAKKNEYLCDSCTYHDDDTCNFPQRPYAQDCTLYENIAERQALLEQQNKPISLQTTISNWIQRYQAILILLVLLFICLLIAMR
- the dprA gene encoding DNA-processing protein DprA translates to MSEERAYWLAWAQMSGIGPVLMQRLQQHFGTLATAWHATKAQLAEVEGFGTQTLTKVVEQRSRLHPQQLLIQHQQENPHFWTPSDAEYPQLLRETPSPPAILYYRGVVELSENLGQTPLVGIVGTRKPSDYGIRWTRQISTALAKNGFTVVSGMAEGIDTESHSAAIKAGGRTIAVVGTGVDVVYPHTNRDLYKQILTAGLVVSEYPAKTPPDRTHFPRRNRIIAGLSRAILVIEAPLKSGALITATYANDFGRDVYALPGRVDDYPSQGCLKLISQGASLILKELDELLKMLGAIPKIDPLETTPAPAQLNLPILTPELQTVMNAFALDSISFDSLVHKTGMNTSAVSSALLQLELMGLISQLPGMRYQVNSQ
- the hemW gene encoding radical SAM family heme chaperone HemW, with the protein product MPQISESCIVSSAYIHIPFCRRRCFYCDFPVFVVGDRLRGENSSGISRYVDILCQEIATAPVLSQPLTTIFFGGGTPSLLSTEQLAQILKILEKQFGIAANAEISMEVDPGTFDLAHITGYRDVGVNRVSLGVQALQAELLKVAGRSHSVEDIFAAVELIYQVQIPEFSIDLISGLPHQSLDQWQDSLTKAVGIAPTHISIYDLTIEPGTPFGRYYQPGDKPLPTDETTVKMYQLAQQILTSAGYEHYEISNYAQRGHQCQHNRVYWENRPYYGFGMGAASYIEGKRFTRPRTTKEYYQWVETGCAIDCEVTPPQEILLETLMLGLRLAEGVSLKTITQKFGQQPIEVIHQCLKPHIEQGLVEISKERLRLSDPQGFLFSNVVLADLFKQLENLAVEEIE